TTTGCGACATGCCAAGCACTAATATATTTGCGGGTGGTAGCTTATCGTTAACGTTAATCCACTCCGGCACCGCTTGGACTTTGGCTGCCAACCAAGTTTCCCACTGGTTTTGAATACTAATATCGCAATAGATTACATTTCCATGTCCATCATTCACCGTGAAAAACATAACCTTTGGTGATCGATGTGGATGGGCTACGG
The nucleotide sequence above comes from Acinetobacter sp. 10FS3-1. Encoded proteins:
- a CDS encoding DUF551 domain-containing protein, whose amino-acid sequence is MDIQKEREAFEKYIQTVAHPHRSPKVMFFTVNDGHGNVIYCDISIQNQWETWLAAKVQAVPEWINVNDKLPPANILVLGMSQTRSNLFNIYNVMALDEFEEADVTYWMHLPEAPKTQEQSHD